The following proteins are encoded in a genomic region of Synechococcus sp. CBW1002:
- a CDS encoding DEAD/DEAH box helicase, whose amino-acid sequence MSLLHATWLFPLEGSPVPAGVPTRGRLLLWADTWRVAKAVQPAAEAPEHPLTLNWDDLATWLQDNDFWSEAVRPASATLTLPSRRQAARGRRKSEEEGWSGLPLQAGEPIPKQVEWWPWQVEGLALDATAAAEWLSALPLSGQHPEMADELRWWSHLQRWSLSLIARGRWLPQVEGDMARWLPLLNREDDRRRLEELASRLPQVATCAMADTALACRRPGSGRLRVASLLEALLDGQLRSGFTPASDGLDPLLLAWQKALGPGSGAVDLDGEAIERLEVATHHWREAVAGQVAPARACLELFTPAEGEELWELRFSLQAEVDPSLRLPAGAVWAAGDRPLQLGEIPVPQPGELLLEGLGRALQVFDPIERGLDEATPEAMQLTPAEAFVLVRTAADRLRDVGVGVVLPASLSGGLASRLGLSIEAELPGKSRGFTLGEGLDWKWELMIGGVTLGLRDLERLTAKRSPLVQHKGAWIELRPSDLRNAERFCAADPALSLDDALRLTATDGDTLMRLPVHRFEPGPRLKAVLEQYHQQKAPDPLPAPEGFAGQLRPYQERGLGWLAFLHRFDQGACLADDMGLGKTIQLLAFLQHLKAEQELKRPVLLVAPTSVLTNWKREAAAFTPELEVREHYGPRRPSSPAALKKALQGVDLVLTSYGLLQRDSELLETLDWQGMVIDEAQAIKNPNAKQSQAARDLARPGKMGRFRIALTGTPVENRVSELWALMDFLNPLVLGEEAFFRQRYRLPIERYGDMASLRDLKARVGPFILRRLKTDKSIISDLPEKVELNEWVGLSSEQAKLYRKTVDDSLEAIARAPLGQKHGQVLALLTRLKQICNHPALALKEEGVDGQFASRSGKVQRLEEILEEVIEAGDRALLFTQFAEWGHLLQAHLERKWRQDVPFLYGNTSKAERQAMVDRFQEDPRGPQLFLLSLKAGGVGLNLTRASHVFHIDRWWNPAVENQATDRAYRIGQQNRVLVHKFITSGSVEEKIDRMIREKSKMAEEIVGSGEDWLGGLEVGQLRELVALSDDV is encoded by the coding sequence ATGAGCCTGCTGCACGCCACCTGGCTGTTTCCCCTGGAGGGATCACCCGTACCCGCGGGAGTTCCGACCCGGGGACGGCTGCTGCTCTGGGCCGATACCTGGCGCGTGGCCAAGGCTGTCCAACCCGCCGCTGAAGCCCCCGAACACCCGCTCACCCTCAACTGGGACGACCTGGCCACCTGGCTGCAGGACAACGACTTCTGGTCTGAGGCGGTCCGTCCGGCCAGCGCCACCCTCACCTTGCCGAGCCGGCGCCAGGCGGCCCGGGGCCGCCGCAAGAGCGAGGAGGAGGGCTGGAGCGGGCTGCCGCTGCAAGCCGGCGAACCGATTCCGAAGCAGGTGGAGTGGTGGCCCTGGCAGGTGGAGGGTCTGGCCCTCGATGCCACCGCCGCCGCCGAGTGGCTCAGTGCCCTGCCGCTGTCGGGCCAGCATCCCGAAATGGCCGATGAACTGCGCTGGTGGAGCCACCTGCAGCGCTGGTCGCTCAGCCTGATCGCCCGTGGCCGCTGGCTGCCCCAGGTGGAGGGCGACATGGCGCGCTGGCTGCCCCTGCTCAACCGCGAGGACGACCGGCGCCGCCTCGAGGAACTGGCCAGCCGTCTGCCGCAGGTGGCCACCTGTGCCATGGCGGACACGGCCCTGGCCTGTCGCCGGCCCGGCAGTGGGCGCCTGCGGGTGGCCAGCCTGCTGGAGGCCCTGCTCGATGGGCAGCTGCGCAGCGGCTTCACCCCCGCCAGCGACGGGCTGGATCCGCTGCTGCTGGCCTGGCAGAAGGCCCTGGGCCCGGGCAGCGGCGCCGTGGACCTCGACGGCGAAGCCATCGAGCGCCTCGAGGTGGCCACCCACCACTGGCGCGAAGCCGTGGCAGGCCAGGTGGCACCGGCCCGGGCCTGCCTGGAACTGTTCACCCCGGCGGAGGGAGAGGAGCTCTGGGAGCTGCGCTTCTCCCTGCAGGCGGAAGTGGACCCAAGCCTCCGCTTGCCGGCCGGCGCGGTCTGGGCCGCTGGCGACCGGCCCCTGCAGCTGGGCGAGATCCCGGTGCCACAACCCGGCGAGCTGCTGCTGGAGGGCCTGGGCCGCGCCCTGCAGGTGTTCGATCCGATCGAACGGGGTCTGGATGAGGCCACCCCCGAAGCGATGCAGCTCACCCCGGCGGAAGCCTTCGTGCTGGTGCGCACCGCCGCCGACCGCCTGCGGGACGTGGGGGTGGGGGTGGTGCTGCCGGCCAGCCTCAGCGGCGGCCTCGCCAGCCGGCTGGGTCTCTCGATCGAGGCGGAGCTGCCCGGCAAATCGCGGGGCTTCACCCTCGGCGAGGGGCTCGACTGGAAGTGGGAGCTGATGATCGGCGGTGTCACGCTCGGCCTGAGGGATCTGGAGCGCCTCACGGCCAAGCGCAGCCCGCTGGTGCAGCACAAGGGCGCCTGGATCGAACTGCGCCCCAGCGACCTCAGGAATGCCGAACGCTTCTGCGCCGCGGATCCGGCCCTCAGCCTCGACGACGCCCTGCGCCTCACCGCCACGGATGGCGACACGCTGATGCGGCTGCCGGTGCACCGCTTCGAGCCGGGCCCACGGCTGAAGGCGGTGCTGGAGCAGTACCACCAGCAGAAGGCGCCGGACCCGCTGCCGGCGCCGGAGGGCTTCGCCGGTCAGCTACGGCCGTACCAGGAACGGGGCCTGGGCTGGCTCGCCTTCCTGCATCGCTTCGATCAGGGCGCCTGCCTGGCGGACGACATGGGTCTGGGCAAGACCATCCAGCTGCTGGCCTTCCTGCAGCACCTCAAGGCGGAACAGGAGCTGAAGCGGCCCGTGCTGCTGGTGGCACCCACCTCGGTGCTGACCAACTGGAAACGGGAGGCCGCCGCCTTCACCCCGGAACTGGAGGTGCGGGAGCACTACGGCCCGCGCCGCCCCTCCAGCCCAGCGGCCCTGAAGAAGGCCCTGCAGGGCGTCGATCTGGTGCTCACCAGCTACGGGCTGCTGCAACGCGACAGCGAGCTGCTGGAGACCCTCGACTGGCAGGGCATGGTGATCGATGAGGCCCAGGCGATCAAGAATCCAAACGCCAAGCAGAGCCAGGCGGCCCGCGATCTGGCCCGTCCGGGCAAGATGGGTCGCTTCCGCATCGCCCTCACCGGCACTCCGGTGGAAAACCGCGTCAGCGAGCTCTGGGCCCTGATGGATTTTCTCAACCCCCTGGTGCTGGGGGAGGAGGCCTTCTTCCGCCAGCGCTACCGGCTGCCGATCGAGCGTTATGGCGACATGGCCTCCCTGCGGGACCTGAAGGCACGCGTGGGGCCATTCATCCTGCGGCGCCTCAAGACCGACAAGTCGATCATTTCGGACCTGCCGGAGAAGGTGGAGCTGAACGAATGGGTGGGGCTGAGCAGCGAGCAGGCGAAGCTTTACCGCAAAACGGTGGACGACAGCCTCGAGGCGATCGCCCGCGCCCCCCTGGGCCAGAAGCACGGCCAGGTGCTTGCCCTGCTCACCCGCTTGAAGCAGATCTGCAACCACCCCGCCCTGGCCCTCAAGGAAGAGGGGGTCGACGGGCAGTTCGCCAGCCGCAGCGGCAAGGTGCAACGGCTGGAGGAGATTCTCGAGGAGGTGATCGAAGCCGGCGACCGCGCTCTGCTGTTCACCCAGTTCGCCGAATGGGGTCATCTGCTGCAGGCCCATCTGGAGCGGAAGTGGCGCCAGGATGTGCCCTTCCTCTATGGCAACACCAGCAAGGCGGAGCGCCAGGCGATGGTGGATCGCTTCCAGGAGGATCCCCGCGGACCGCAGCTGTTCCTACTCTCCCTCAAGGCTGGCGGCGTGGGGCTCAACCTCACCCGCGCCAGCCACGTGTTTCATATTGATCGCTGGTGGAATCCCGCCGTGGAGAACCAGGCCACAGACCGCGCCTACCGCATCGGACAGCAGAATCGGGTGCTGGTGCACAAGTTCATCACCAGCGGCTCGGTGGAGGAAAAGATCGACCGCATGATCCGCGAGAAATCAAAAATGGCCGAGGAGATCGTGGGCTCCGGCGAAGACTGGCTCGGCGGCCTGGAGGTGGGACAGCTGCGCGAACTGGTGGCCCTGAGCGACGACGTCTGA
- the alaS gene encoding alanine--tRNA ligase — protein MAAASDRSAASGSSTGRPRSGAEIRAAFLDFYEQRGHQRTASASLIPDDPTVLLTIAGMLPFKPVFLGQVERPAPRATSSQKCIRTNDIENVGRTARHHTFFEMLGNFSFGDYFKPEAIQWAWELSTQVFGLSPRNLVVSVFRDDDEAEAIWRDVVGVNPKRIIRMDEADNFWASGPTGPCGPCSEIYYDFKPELGDDGIDLEDDSRFIEFYNLVFMQYNRDAEGSLTPLANRNIDTGLGLERMAQILQGVANNYETDLIYPLIETAAGLAGVDYRALDPKGQTSLKVIGDHSRAITQLIGDGVTASNLGRGYILRRLLRRVVRHGRLVGIDQPFLARMGEASIALMETAYPQLQERRQVILAELAREEARFLETLERGEKLLAEVLAARPKQISGEQAFELYDTYGFPLELTEEIAEEHGITVDLAGFEAAMEQQRQRAKAAAVSLDLTLQGAIEQMAAELEATAFQGYEALEHPSCVLALVVNGEPAERAVAGDSVQLVLDTTPFYGEGGGQVGDRGLLLGGGADGAGLIVQIDGVSRNRSVFVHQGRIERGSLAIGDLVTAQVDRACRRRAQANHTATHLLQAALKQVVDPGIAQAGSLVDFDRLRFDFHCPRAVTSAELEQIEALINGWIADAHTLEVQEMDIERAKAAGAVAMFGEKYAAVVRVVDVPGVSMELCGGTHVANTAEIGLFKIVAESGVAAGIRRIEAVAGPAVLAYLQEREAVVKALGDRFKAQPGEIVERVSALQEELKGVTKALAAARQELALAKSAALAGQAVAVGVARDGHPFQLLVARLDGVEGGGLQSSAQQLADHLGPGAAVVLGGLPDPSDLGKVVLVAAFGPAVIAQGQQAGKFIGGVARRCGGGGGGRPNLAQAGGRDGSALEEALAAARQELGRALEG, from the coding sequence ATGGCCGCCGCCTCCGACCGTTCCGCTGCCAGCGGATCCTCCACCGGACGGCCCCGCAGCGGCGCAGAGATCCGGGCGGCCTTTCTGGACTTCTACGAGCAGCGCGGGCATCAGCGCACGGCCAGCGCCTCGCTGATTCCAGACGATCCCACGGTGCTGCTCACCATCGCCGGCATGCTGCCGTTCAAGCCGGTGTTTCTCGGCCAGGTGGAACGGCCGGCTCCACGGGCCACCAGCAGCCAGAAGTGCATCCGCACCAACGACATCGAGAACGTGGGCCGCACGGCGCGGCACCACACCTTCTTCGAGATGCTGGGCAACTTCTCCTTCGGCGATTACTTCAAGCCGGAGGCGATCCAGTGGGCCTGGGAGCTCTCCACCCAGGTGTTCGGTCTCTCGCCGCGGAACCTGGTGGTGAGCGTCTTCCGCGACGACGACGAAGCGGAGGCGATCTGGCGCGACGTGGTGGGGGTGAACCCGAAGCGGATCATCCGCATGGATGAGGCCGACAACTTCTGGGCCTCCGGCCCCACCGGCCCCTGCGGCCCCTGCTCGGAGATCTACTACGACTTCAAGCCTGAACTGGGCGACGACGGCATCGACCTCGAAGACGACAGCCGCTTCATCGAGTTCTACAACCTGGTATTCATGCAGTACAACCGCGACGCGGAGGGCAGCCTCACGCCGCTGGCCAACCGCAACATCGACACCGGCCTGGGCCTGGAACGCATGGCCCAGATCCTGCAGGGGGTTGCCAATAACTACGAAACCGACCTCATCTATCCCTTGATCGAGACGGCCGCCGGCCTGGCCGGGGTCGATTACCGCGCCCTCGATCCGAAGGGCCAGACGAGCCTGAAGGTGATCGGCGACCACAGCCGTGCCATCACCCAGTTGATCGGTGATGGCGTCACCGCCAGCAACCTGGGCCGCGGCTACATCCTGCGGCGGTTGCTGCGCCGCGTGGTGCGCCATGGCCGGCTGGTGGGCATCGATCAGCCGTTTCTGGCCCGCATGGGGGAGGCGTCGATCGCCCTGATGGAGACGGCCTACCCCCAGCTGCAGGAGCGGCGCCAGGTGATCCTGGCTGAACTGGCCCGCGAGGAGGCCCGCTTTCTGGAAACCCTGGAGCGGGGCGAGAAGCTGCTGGCCGAGGTGCTCGCCGCCAGGCCCAAGCAGATCAGTGGCGAGCAGGCCTTCGAGCTCTACGACACCTACGGCTTCCCCCTGGAACTCACCGAGGAGATCGCCGAGGAGCACGGGATCACGGTGGATCTGGCCGGCTTCGAGGCGGCGATGGAGCAGCAGCGCCAGCGGGCCAAGGCCGCGGCGGTGAGCCTGGATCTCACCCTGCAGGGTGCCATTGAGCAGATGGCGGCGGAGCTGGAAGCCACGGCCTTCCAGGGCTATGAGGCCCTGGAGCACCCCAGCTGCGTGCTGGCCCTGGTGGTGAACGGCGAGCCGGCCGAGCGGGCCGTGGCGGGCGACAGCGTGCAGCTGGTGCTCGACACCACACCGTTCTATGGCGAGGGCGGCGGCCAGGTGGGCGACCGCGGTCTGCTCCTGGGCGGCGGTGCCGATGGGGCGGGCCTGATCGTGCAGATCGATGGGGTGTCGCGCAACCGCAGCGTGTTCGTGCATCAGGGCCGCATCGAGCGGGGCAGCCTGGCGATCGGCGATCTGGTGACGGCCCAGGTGGATCGCGCCTGCCGCCGCCGAGCCCAGGCGAACCACACCGCCACCCATCTGCTGCAGGCGGCTCTGAAGCAGGTGGTGGATCCCGGCATTGCCCAGGCCGGTTCCCTGGTCGACTTCGATCGGCTGCGCTTCGATTTTCACTGCCCCCGGGCGGTGACCTCCGCGGAGCTGGAGCAGATCGAGGCGCTGATCAACGGCTGGATCGCCGATGCCCACACCCTCGAGGTGCAGGAGATGGACATCGAGAGGGCCAAGGCTGCCGGTGCCGTGGCGATGTTCGGGGAGAAATACGCCGCTGTGGTGCGGGTGGTGGATGTGCCAGGCGTTTCGATGGAGCTGTGCGGTGGCACCCATGTGGCCAACACCGCCGAGATCGGCCTGTTCAAGATCGTGGCCGAGTCCGGGGTGGCGGCCGGCATTCGCCGCATCGAGGCGGTGGCGGGGCCGGCGGTGCTGGCCTACCTGCAGGAGCGGGAGGCGGTGGTGAAGGCCCTGGGGGATCGCTTCAAAGCCCAGCCCGGCGAGATCGTCGAGCGGGTCAGTGCCCTGCAGGAGGAGCTGAAGGGCGTGACCAAGGCCCTGGCGGCTGCACGCCAGGAGCTGGCCCTGGCGAAATCAGCGGCGCTGGCGGGGCAGGCGGTGGCGGTTGGGGTGGCCCGCGACGGCCACCCCTTCCAGCTGCTGGTGGCGCGCCTGGATGGCGTGGAAGGAGGGGGTCTGCAGAGCTCTGCCCAACAGCTTGCGGATCACCTGGGCCCGGGTGCTGCCGTTGTGCTGGGGGGGCTGCCCGATCCGTCCGATTTGGGCAAGGTGGTTCTGGTGGCAGCTTTTGGCCCGGCGGTGATCGCCCAGGGGCAGCAGGCCGGCAAGTTCATCGGTGGCGTGGCCAGGCGCTGCGGCGGAGGTGGCGGGGGCCGGCCGAACCTGGCCCAGGCAGGCGGTCGGGATGGATCGGCCCTGGAGGAGGCTTTGGCGGCAGCCAGGCAGGAACTGGGCCGTGCCCTGGAGGGGTGA
- a CDS encoding class I SAM-dependent methyltransferase, translated as MRVATEDRRPDLTSRLVGQALAVKPLWALAKGQARRMMIQRAERLGIPWRETVAELSQQDWQPLWQSIQRDDLAYPANYTASFHGYDAGHLCWEAAYEFEVASNAVHSSLYPEAGPASDRALREGYHAVLLSQLPQPPARILDLHATVGLSSFALEQAFPAAEVTGLDFSPHYLSLAAYNAARRGSKVTRWIHALPEATGLADRSADLVSAFLLFHEMPQGTTRRIFREVRRLLGPGGSFALMDMNPASGAYQTMPAFVMTLLKSTEPYMDAYFALDLEQELREAGFDEVVSSVCSPRHRAMIARVAG; from the coding sequence ATGCGTGTCGCCACCGAAGACCGCAGGCCGGATCTCACCAGTCGTCTGGTGGGCCAGGCCCTGGCTGTGAAGCCCCTCTGGGCTCTGGCCAAGGGGCAGGCGCGGCGGATGATGATCCAGCGGGCCGAGCGCCTCGGCATCCCCTGGCGGGAAACCGTGGCTGAGTTGAGCCAGCAGGACTGGCAGCCGCTGTGGCAGTCGATCCAGCGCGACGATCTCGCCTACCCCGCCAACTACACCGCCTCGTTTCACGGCTACGACGCCGGCCACCTCTGCTGGGAGGCGGCCTACGAGTTCGAGGTGGCCTCCAATGCCGTGCACTCCAGCCTCTATCCAGAGGCCGGGCCCGCCAGTGATCGGGCGCTGAGAGAGGGCTATCACGCCGTCCTGCTGAGCCAGCTCCCCCAGCCGCCGGCCCGCATCCTCGATCTGCATGCCACCGTGGGGCTGAGCAGCTTCGCTCTGGAGCAGGCGTTTCCGGCGGCAGAGGTGACTGGTCTCGACTTCTCGCCCCACTACCTCAGCCTGGCCGCCTACAACGCCGCCCGACGCGGCTCCAAGGTGACCCGCTGGATCCATGCCCTGCCGGAAGCCACCGGGCTGGCGGATCGCAGCGCCGATCTGGTCTCGGCCTTTCTGCTGTTCCACGAGATGCCGCAGGGCACAACGCGGCGAATCTTCCGGGAAGTACGCCGGCTGCTGGGGCCCGGTGGCAGCTTCGCGCTGATGGACATGAATCCCGCCAGCGGCGCCTACCAGACCATGCCGGCTTTCGTGATGACCTTGCTCAAGAGCACCGAGCCCTACATGGACGCCTATTTCGCGCTCGACCTGGAGCAGGAACTGCGTGAGGCTGGTTTTGATGAGGTCGTCAGCTCCGTCTGCTCGCCGCGCCACCGGGCCATGATCGCGCGGGTGGCCGGTTGA